A single window of Anaerolineae bacterium DNA harbors:
- the tuf gene encoding elongation factor Tu — protein sequence MAKQKFERTKPHMNVGTMGHIDHGKTTLTAAITKYCALQGWGQFTPFEEIDKAPEERQRGITINIAHVEYETPKRHYAHVDMPGHRDYIKNMITGAAQVDGAILVVAAPDGPMPQTREHILLARQVEVPAIVVFLNKVDMMDDPELLELVELEVRELLTEYGYPGDETPIVKGSALQALQSESKDPNAPEYQPIGELLRVLDEYIPEPVREVEKPFMMPIEDVFSIKGRGTVVTGRIERGKIKVGEAVEIVGLRDKPLSTVVTGVEMFHKQLDEGIAGDNVGLLLRGINRDEVERGMVVAAPGSIKPHTKFKAEVYVLKKDEGGRHKPFFSGYRPQFYIRTTDVTGTITLPEGVEMVMPGDNVNLTVELLKPVALEQGSKFAIREGGLTVGAGVVTEIIE from the coding sequence ATGGCTAAGCAGAAATTTGAGCGCACGAAGCCGCACATGAACGTGGGGACGATGGGGCACATCGACCACGGGAAGACGACCCTGACGGCGGCCATCACGAAGTACTGCGCCCTGCAGGGGTGGGGCCAGTTCACGCCGTTCGAGGAGATCGACAAGGCGCCCGAGGAGCGGCAGCGTGGGATCACGATCAACATTGCGCATGTGGAGTACGAGACACCGAAGCGGCACTACGCACATGTGGACATGCCGGGTCACCGGGACTACATTAAGAACATGATCACGGGCGCAGCGCAGGTGGATGGCGCGATTCTGGTGGTGGCGGCGCCGGACGGGCCGATGCCGCAGACGCGGGAGCACATTTTGCTGGCGCGGCAGGTGGAAGTGCCGGCGATTGTGGTGTTCTTGAACAAAGTGGACATGATGGATGATCCGGAGTTGTTGGAGTTGGTGGAGTTGGAGGTCCGGGAGTTGCTGACGGAGTACGGGTATCCTGGGGATGAGACGCCGATTGTGAAGGGGAGTGCGTTGCAGGCGTTGCAGAGCGAGAGCAAGGACCCGAACGCGCCGGAGTACCAGCCGATTGGGGAATTGCTGCGGGTGCTGGACGAGTACATTCCGGAGCCGGTGCGCGAGGTCGAGAAGCCGTTCATGATGCCGATTGAGGATGTGTTCAGCATCAAAGGGCGCGGCACGGTGGTGACGGGCCGGATTGAGCGCGGGAAGATCAAGGTTGGGGAAGCGGTGGAGATTGTGGGGCTGCGGGACAAGCCGCTGAGCACGGTGGTGACGGGGGTGGAGATGTTCCACAAGCAGTTGGACGAAGGGATCGCGGGCGACAATGTGGGGTTGCTGTTGCGCGGGATCAACCGGGACGAGGTGGAGCGCGGGATGGTAGTGGCGGCACCTGGGAGCATCAAGCCGCACACGAAGTTCAAGGCGGAAGTGTATGTGTTGAAGAAGGATGAAGGTGGGCGGCACAAGCCATTCTTCAGCGGATATCGGCCGCAGTTCTACATTCGGACGACGGATGTGACGGGGACGATCACGCTGCCAGAAGGGGTGGAGATGGTGATGCCTGGGGACAATGTGAACCTGACGGTGGAGTTGTTGAAGCCGGTGGCGTTGGAGCAAGGGAGCAAGTTTGCCATTCGAGAAGGCGGTTTGACGGTTGGCGCTGGTGTGGTCACCGAGATCATTGAGTGA
- the rlmB gene encoding 23S rRNA (guanosine(2251)-2'-O)-methyltransferase RlmB — MPREWLYGRNPVYEALRAGRRHFFRLRVAEGVRFKGRLGDVLRLAEAYGVPVEQVPRKMLDAVVPANHQGVALEASGYPYADLEQMWQRAEKGPAPPLFLLLDTLQDPQNLASLLRTAEAVGVHGVLLPRRRTVTVTPAVVRASSGASEHLLIGQMNLAQGIRALQERGVWVVGLEGGPEAEPLERVRLDAPLALVVGSEGEGLRRLTRETCDVLLRLPMQGRVASLNAAVAGSVALYFVWQARGFTGGNPASGIDERGEV; from the coding sequence ATGCCGCGTGAGTGGCTTTATGGACGCAATCCGGTTTACGAGGCCCTGCGAGCCGGACGGCGACATTTCTTCCGCCTGCGGGTGGCCGAAGGAGTTCGCTTCAAAGGCCGCTTAGGGGATGTCCTGCGTCTGGCCGAGGCTTACGGGGTGCCGGTGGAGCAGGTGCCCCGCAAGATGCTGGACGCCGTGGTTCCGGCCAACCATCAGGGGGTGGCCCTGGAAGCCAGCGGTTATCCCTACGCCGATTTGGAGCAGATGTGGCAGCGAGCCGAGAAAGGACCGGCGCCGCCGCTGTTCTTGTTGCTGGACACCTTGCAGGACCCCCAGAACCTGGCCAGTTTGTTGCGCACGGCCGAGGCCGTGGGGGTGCATGGCGTGTTATTGCCCCGGCGACGCACGGTCACCGTGACGCCGGCGGTGGTGCGGGCCTCTTCCGGGGCCAGCGAGCATTTGCTCATCGGGCAGATGAATCTGGCGCAAGGCATCCGCGCGTTGCAGGAACGCGGGGTGTGGGTGGTAGGGCTGGAGGGCGGCCCGGAGGCCGAGCCCTTGGAGCGGGTGCGGTTGGATGCCCCCTTGGCCTTAGTGGTGGGTAGCGAAGGCGAGGGATTGCGCCGCCTGACCCGAGAAACCTGTGATGTGTTGCTCCGCCTGCCGATGCAGGGGCGGGTGGCTTCGTTGAACGCCGCCGTAGCAGGCTCGGTAGCGCTGTATTTTGTGTGGCAGGCGCGGGGGTTTACCGGGGGCAATCCCGCTTCAGGCATTGACGAGCGGGGCGAAGTTTGA
- a CDS encoding LysE family transporter → MLRVYLFLQGILVGVLVAAPLGPLALWCVRYTLTQGCWYGLAAGLGAALGDAFYGAVASLGAGVVSGELVRYQTAFRLLGGLLLVFVGWRLWRTRLEGPVLWTAKRRTARGLLGAFLSTLALALSNPMTAVAFLGIFSALRLSASVSLVWGVLVGAWLWWVGLTLVVGGWRARLDVRTLVWVNRVAGVLMAGFGLLVWLSLVMS, encoded by the coding sequence GTGCTGAGGGTGTATCTTTTTCTGCAAGGCATTCTGGTGGGTGTGCTGGTCGCTGCACCGTTGGGGCCATTGGCCCTGTGGTGTGTGCGGTATACGCTGACGCAAGGCTGCTGGTATGGGCTGGCGGCCGGGTTGGGCGCGGCCCTGGGGGACGCTTTTTATGGTGCCGTGGCTAGTTTAGGCGCAGGAGTGGTCTCCGGAGAACTGGTGCGGTATCAAACGGCGTTTCGCTTGTTGGGCGGTCTGCTGTTGGTTTTTGTGGGCTGGCGGCTCTGGCGCACGCGTTTGGAGGGGCCAGTGCTCTGGACGGCGAAACGCCGCACGGCGCGGGGGTTGTTGGGGGCCTTTCTCTCCACGCTGGCGCTGGCGCTCTCCAACCCCATGACCGCGGTGGCCTTCCTGGGCATCTTTTCGGCCCTGCGGCTTTCGGCTTCGGTTTCCCTGGTGTGGGGGGTATTGGTGGGCGCCTGGTTGTGGTGGGTGGGCCTCACCCTGGTGGTGGGCGGATGGCGGGCGCGGCTGGATGTGCGCACTTTGGTCTGGGTGAACCGGGTGGCAGGCGTGCTGATGGCGGGCTTTGGGTTGTTGGTCTGGCTGAGCCTGGTGATGAGTTAG
- a CDS encoding cysteine--tRNA ligase, translating to MALMVYNALTRKKEPFETLVPGEVRMYVCGPTVYDKAHVGHAMSVLVFDIIRRYLEYKGYKVRHVMNYTDVDDKIIKRAREEGVDPFVLAERYIAEFEQHLRDLNVLPPTVKPRVTQEIDWIIRIVKGLEEKGYAYPVDGDVYFRVTKVPDYGKLSGRRLEEMQTGVRIEVDERKEHPMDFALWKAAKPGEPAWESPWGKGRPGWHIECTAMNLHHLGEQIDIHGGGNDLVFPHHENEIVQSECYTGKKPFARYWMHNGMLQMAGEKMSKSLGNLVTIEAFLKEHEADVLRMMVLNSGYRRPLTFNDQVIEQAEKALERLRGGLRPAYPNAAGAPREVLASLEAQTQATRQGFEAAMDDDFNTAGALGHLFELVRVINQARDAGATQAQLHPAQSMLRALMEVLGLRPEAPRQGGGAEAEPFITLLVEVRSALRQAKQWELADRIRDRLAELGVQLEDSPQGTTWRWAR from the coding sequence CTACGGTCTATGACAAGGCCCATGTGGGCCACGCCATGTCCGTCCTGGTGTTTGACATCATTCGGCGTTACCTGGAATACAAAGGTTATAAGGTGCGCCATGTGATGAATTACACCGATGTGGACGACAAAATCATCAAACGGGCGCGTGAAGAAGGGGTGGACCCCTTTGTGTTGGCCGAAAGGTACATCGCAGAGTTTGAGCAGCATTTGCGGGATTTGAATGTGCTTCCTCCCACGGTGAAGCCCCGGGTCACCCAGGAGATCGACTGGATCATTCGCATCGTCAAGGGATTGGAAGAGAAGGGGTACGCCTACCCGGTGGACGGTGATGTGTACTTCCGCGTGACGAAAGTGCCCGATTATGGGAAACTTTCCGGCCGAAGGCTGGAGGAGATGCAGACCGGGGTGCGGATTGAGGTGGACGAGCGGAAAGAGCACCCCATGGATTTCGCCTTGTGGAAGGCCGCCAAGCCCGGCGAACCAGCCTGGGAGAGCCCCTGGGGCAAAGGGCGCCCCGGCTGGCACATCGAATGCACGGCCATGAACTTGCATCATCTGGGGGAGCAAATCGACATCCACGGCGGCGGCAATGATTTGGTCTTTCCGCACCACGAGAACGAAATCGTCCAGAGCGAATGCTACACAGGCAAAAAGCCTTTCGCCCGGTACTGGATGCACAACGGGATGCTCCAGATGGCCGGGGAAAAGATGTCCAAATCCTTGGGTAACCTGGTCACCATCGAGGCCTTTCTGAAAGAGCACGAGGCTGATGTGCTGCGGATGATGGTGCTGAATTCGGGCTACCGTCGGCCGCTCACCTTCAACGACCAGGTGATCGAGCAGGCCGAAAAAGCCCTGGAGCGGTTGCGCGGCGGGTTGCGCCCGGCGTATCCCAACGCGGCCGGCGCGCCGCGGGAGGTGTTGGCCTCGTTAGAGGCGCAGACCCAGGCCACGCGGCAAGGCTTTGAGGCCGCCATGGACGACGATTTCAACACCGCGGGCGCCTTAGGGCATCTCTTTGAGTTGGTGCGCGTCATCAACCAGGCCCGTGACGCTGGGGCCACCCAGGCCCAGTTGCACCCGGCTCAAAGCATGTTGCGGGCATTGATGGAGGTGCTGGGGTTGCGGCCCGAAGCGCCGCGTCAGGGCGGTGGGGCCGAGGCTGAGCCTTTTATCACCCTCCTGGTCGAGGTGCGCAGCGCTTTGCGCCAGGCAAAGCAGTGGGAACTGGCGGACCGTATCCGGGATCGCCTGGCCGAACTGGGCGTGCAACTGGAAGACAGTCCCCAGGGAACGACCTGGCGTTGGGCCAGATAA